TCAGAACGCTGTAACTTACGCGGCCGAGAGCCCCCTCCCCACTCCCATCTCCGGAGCCCCCCCATGATCACCGACCAGGACCGCCACCACCTCACCCGCTGCGTTGAACTGGCCACCGAGGCCCTCAACGAAGGCGATGCCCCCTTCGGCTCCTTGCTCGTGCACGAAGGAAAGGTGCTCCTGGAGGCCCGCAACCGCATCCAGACCCGCGACGACGCCACCCAACACCCCGAGTTCGAGATCGCCCGCTGGGCCGCCGCCCACCTCACCCCCGAGCAGCGCGCTCAGGCGGTGGTCTACACCTCTGGCGAGCACTGCCCGATGTGCGCTGCCGCCCACGGCTGGGTGGGGCTGGGCCGCATCGTCTACGCCAGCTCCACCGGCCAGCTCGTGCAGTGGCTCGACGAGCTCGGCGCCCCCGAGAACCCCCTGCACCCCCTCCCGATCACCGAGGTGATCAAAGACGCCCGGGTCGAAGGCCCCGTCGAGGGGCTCGACGCACAGGTCCGCGCGCTCCACGCGCGTCGCCACCGGGGATGAGGCCCGACGTACCTTCCCAGCCAGCGTCGGCCTGGGGCGCTCGACGACAGAACGGCGACTCAGACCCCTTAGCTCCCCTTATGTTTGCAACAGAACCGCGACTCAGACCCCTTACCTCCCCTTATGTTCGCAACAGATCGGCTACTCGGGCCCCTTAGCTGCCGTTCTGTTCGCAACAGATCGGCTACTCAGACCCCTTAGCTGGCGTTCTGTTCGCAACAGCTCGGCTACTCAGACCCCTTAGCTGGCGTTCTGTTCGCAACAGATCGGCTACTCAGGCCCCTTACCTGGCGTTCTGTTCGCGACAGATCGGCTAC
The sequence above is drawn from the Lujinxingia sediminis genome and encodes:
- a CDS encoding nucleoside deaminase — encoded protein: MITDQDRHHLTRCVELATEALNEGDAPFGSLLVHEGKVLLEARNRIQTRDDATQHPEFEIARWAAAHLTPEQRAQAVVYTSGEHCPMCAAAHGWVGLGRIVYASSTGQLVQWLDELGAPENPLHPLPITEVIKDARVEGPVEGLDAQVRALHARRHRG